One stretch of Glycine soja cultivar W05 chromosome 7, ASM419377v2, whole genome shotgun sequence DNA includes these proteins:
- the LOC114419217 gene encoding zinc finger protein 1-like yields MDLQRQESCPSENLNIITFSDTVPCQNPEPSINTQTKTNQTQTEDQKHPHDSVPRVLLDLSLSNKDSSDDDSKSELNLLNCFHTNFSENTSESSQGNELDPRVFSCNYCQRKFYSSQALGGHQNAHKRERTLARRGYKAGVADFGHTYSNMHFLPSHDLYNKALGIQVHSMINKPSYQTPIFGPCHSIGWQRQPLDAQPAIGNFRVGAETESSLADSVPKLGKFSTRLVTEGFGGYCFGSITNLKSKQQEKLQKLDLSLKL; encoded by the coding sequence ATGGATCTTCAAAGGCAAGAGTCATGCCCTTCTGAAAATTTGAACATCATCACATTTTCAGATACTGTGCCATGCCAAAATCCTGAACCTTCCATCAACACTCAAACAAAGACGAATCAGACACAAACGGAAGATCAAAAACACCCACATGACTCGGTTCCTCGTGTTTTACTAGATCTAAGTCTCTCCAACAAGGATTCAAGTGATGATGACTCAAAGTCAGAACTCAACCTCCTCAATTGTTTCCATACAAATTTCTCTGAAAACACATCAGAATCCAGTCAGGGAAATGAACTGGATCCTCGAGTCTTCTCATGCAACTACTGCCAAAGAAAGTTTTATAGTTCCCAGGCACTAGGGGGACACCAGAATGCACACAAACGTGAAAGAACTTTGGCAAGAAGAGGATACAAAGCTGGCGTAGCAGATTTTGGACACACATACTCCAACATGCATTTTCTGCCTTCACATGACTTGTACAACAAAGCACTTGGAATTCAGGTTCATTCTATGATTAACAAACCTTCTTATCAAACACCCATTTTTGGGCCGTGCCATTCAATTGGATGGCAGAGGCAACCTTTGGATGCACAACCAGCAATTGGGAACTTTCGCGTGGGGGCAGAAACTGAGTCATCTTTGGCTGATAGTGTTCCAAAGTTAGGCAAGTTTTCCACAAGGTTGGTGACAGAAGGGTTTGGAGGGTACTGCTTTGGTAGCATTACTAATTTGAAGTCTAAACAACAAGAGAAGTTGCAGAAGCTTGACTTGTCCCTTAAGCTCTAA